A genomic window from Winogradskyella sp. J14-2 includes:
- a CDS encoding SDR family oxidoreductase: MNVSILEQFKLDNKKAIVVGGAGDLGKAMVEALAEAGAQVVIIDIDERMFDVCTKLKQRQFNVEGVKADISKIDEVQSSYKKALDILGGKLDILVNSAGIQRRYPSEQFPEEEWSKVMAINLDATFYFCKYAANTMLQNNGGKIINVASLMSFLGGITIPAYAASKGGVGQLTKALSNDLAARGICVNAIAPGYMDTQLNAAIINDKKRTDEIFVRVPMKRWGTGKDLKGLTVFLASAASDYVSGTIIPVDGGYLGR; the protein is encoded by the coding sequence ATGAATGTTAGTATTTTAGAACAATTTAAATTAGACAACAAAAAAGCAATAGTTGTCGGTGGTGCTGGAGACCTTGGCAAAGCTATGGTAGAAGCATTAGCAGAAGCAGGTGCACAAGTGGTCATCATAGACATTGATGAGAGAATGTTTGATGTTTGTACAAAGCTAAAACAGCGTCAATTTAATGTGGAAGGCGTAAAGGCAGATATTAGTAAAATCGATGAAGTACAAAGCTCTTACAAAAAAGCATTAGACATTCTTGGTGGCAAACTCGATATTTTAGTGAATTCTGCTGGCATACAACGCAGATACCCAAGTGAGCAATTTCCAGAAGAAGAATGGAGCAAAGTTATGGCCATTAACTTAGATGCAACTTTTTATTTCTGCAAGTATGCTGCCAACACCATGCTACAAAACAATGGTGGTAAAATCATCAATGTTGCCTCCTTAATGAGCTTTCTCGGCGGAATTACCATTCCTGCGTATGCCGCATCAAAAGGTGGTGTTGGTCAATTAACAAAAGCTTTATCTAATGACTTAGCAGCTAGAGGCATATGTGTCAATGCAATAGCACCAGGCTATATGGATACGCAATTAAATGCCGCAATTATAAATGACAAAAAACGAACCGACGAAATCTTTGTGCGAGTACCTATGAAACGTTGGGGAACTGGTAAAGACTTAAAGGGTTTAACTGTGTTTTTAGCTTCTGCTGCTAGCGATTATGTAAGTGGTACCATTATACCTGTTGATGGTGGCTATCTCGGTAGATAG
- a CDS encoding glycosyltransferase family 2 protein encodes MNSIKISVIVPIYGIEKYLSQCIESLLEQSFKDFELILVDDGSPDNCPQICDNYAKTDSRIKVIHKPNGGLLSARKAGLEAASGSHIAYVDGDDWVDHFYLDTLYKLAISNDADLVVTGHFREFDGKIETIKPKNPGFYDEDQVKSDILTNAIYNGKFCEHGMSTYVWNKLFKKALLEKVLYDVPNDVVMGEDAAITYSYLAFTKRLVISKIPLYYYRQRHDSIVKSIENPKTEYYRLGLLMNFLKTKLSGVLDEENLNTQITYYLYSQILVRSGGLIYNDLKDTWFNPFLNTEKDSKIVVYSSGSFGQHILSTNLKTNYFKIIKWIDVDYHDLKIGENTVHPISSINNDEFDYLIIATINPSTHKSLKEELELMGIDKSKIIKINTDETKIKSLLKDLGYDKNFIFPKKTKNSLTPKI; translated from the coding sequence ATGAACTCTATAAAAATTAGTGTCATTGTCCCTATTTATGGTATAGAAAAATACTTATCGCAATGTATTGAAAGCCTCTTAGAACAATCATTTAAAGACTTTGAATTAATATTGGTAGATGATGGCAGTCCCGACAATTGTCCTCAAATTTGCGATAACTATGCAAAGACCGATAGCAGAATAAAAGTAATACATAAACCAAATGGCGGATTATTATCCGCTAGAAAAGCTGGTTTAGAAGCCGCGTCAGGATCGCATATTGCTTATGTAGATGGTGATGATTGGGTGGATCATTTTTATTTAGACACACTCTATAAGCTTGCTATTTCAAACGATGCTGATTTAGTTGTAACAGGTCATTTTAGAGAGTTTGACGGTAAAATTGAAACTATAAAACCAAAAAACCCTGGCTTTTACGACGAGGACCAAGTAAAATCTGATATTTTAACAAATGCTATATATAATGGCAAGTTTTGTGAGCATGGCATGTCTACCTATGTGTGGAACAAACTCTTTAAAAAAGCGCTTTTAGAAAAGGTTCTTTACGATGTTCCTAATGATGTGGTAATGGGAGAAGACGCTGCTATTACATACTCGTACTTAGCATTTACAAAACGATTGGTTATAAGTAAAATACCACTTTATTATTACAGACAGCGACACGACTCTATAGTAAAATCGATTGAAAACCCAAAGACAGAGTACTACAGACTAGGGCTTTTAATGAATTTCCTTAAAACTAAATTAAGCGGAGTTTTAGATGAAGAAAATCTAAATACCCAAATTACCTACTATCTCTATTCTCAAATTTTAGTAAGATCAGGTGGGCTTATTTACAATGATTTGAAGGATACTTGGTTCAATCCGTTTTTAAATACCGAAAAAGATTCAAAAATAGTAGTATATAGCTCTGGCTCCTTTGGTCAGCACATACTATCTACCAATCTTAAAACAAATTATTTTAAGATTATAAAATGGATAGATGTAGATTATCACGATTTAAAAATTGGGGAAAACACTGTTCATCCCATCAGTAGTATTAACAATGATGAATTTGATTATTTGATAATAGCGACTATTAACCCTTCAACCCATAAATCTCTAAAAGAAGAATTAGAATTGATGGGTATAGACAAGTCTAAAATTATTAAAATCAATACAGACGAAACAAAAATCAAAAGCCTTCTGAAAGATTTGGGCTATGATAAAAATTTTATATTCCCTAAAAAAACTAAAAATTCCCTCACCCCTAAAATTTAA
- a CDS encoding SMP-30/gluconolactonase/LRE family protein — MTKHLIYFSQSAELFEGPIFDSKHQLLYFVSILDALVYCYNPNTKEILSLKLDSPASNVYVLSKKVVLVASKNGFYEIDFNTLKSTFKFQIDIGNNVRYNDGIEDAVGRYIIGTMGYPKVINGIGNVYSYYNGESKVIIENTTISNGLAFTEDNKTLYFIDTPTKKVAKYNYDLETGKVEFVDYVIAFSKSGSPDGMCIDKNGMLWIAEWGGSCVSQWNPSTGKKISEIALPYTNVTSCCFDDQSNLYITTAKDDKESTHNNGSGLFYVEINQNI, encoded by the coding sequence ATGACAAAACACTTAATTTACTTCTCCCAATCTGCCGAACTATTTGAAGGTCCAATTTTCGACTCAAAACATCAACTGCTATATTTTGTTTCAATCCTAGATGCTTTGGTATATTGTTATAATCCTAATACTAAAGAAATTTTAAGCCTAAAACTAGACTCACCAGCAAGTAACGTTTATGTTCTATCTAAAAAAGTTGTTTTGGTCGCTTCAAAAAATGGATTTTACGAAATAGATTTTAATACGCTAAAATCTACTTTCAAATTTCAGATAGATATTGGAAATAATGTGCGCTACAATGATGGTATAGAAGATGCTGTTGGTAGATACATTATCGGCACCATGGGTTACCCAAAAGTCATTAACGGAATAGGAAATGTGTATTCTTACTATAACGGTGAATCTAAAGTGATTATAGAGAACACTACTATTTCAAACGGATTAGCATTCACAGAAGACAATAAAACACTCTATTTTATTGACACGCCAACAAAAAAAGTTGCTAAGTACAACTATGACCTCGAAACAGGAAAAGTTGAGTTTGTTGATTATGTCATAGCGTTTAGCAAAAGCGGTAGTCCTGACGGAATGTGCATAGACAAAAACGGCATGCTATGGATTGCAGAATGGGGAGGTTCTTGCGTCTCCCAATGGAATCCTTCAACCGGAAAAAAAATTAGTGAAATAGCACTTCCATATACAAACGTTACGTCTTGTTGTTTTGATGATCAATCAAATTTATACATAACAACAGCAAAGGATGATAAAGAATCAACCCATAATAATGGTAGTGGATTATTTTATGTAGAAATAAATCAAAATATATAA
- a CDS encoding carbamoyl-phosphate-synthetase, whose amino-acid sequence MMKKIIILGGNPETGVLVEFANNMGLHTIVIDPNPEAPAKKFAAETYDIDGFDIDGIVKVAKEKNVDAVLVGVADILVKPYKEICERLGLPCYATDGTIEAFCSKDGYKRYCEAHDVQDIPGIYLKKDEPIRKPKKVDLPLMVKPVDSGGGVGMKICRDEEDYNQTVKNVLKFSKKGIVLVEKYMDSSCHDMAAYYTFKNGVPYLSAIYDRTLTRLQGNSSPIGLATLYPSRFTKKFVETVHPKLSELFKATGVQNGVLNIQFFVENGEFYSYDPGFRLQGEAPHIPLAHINGFDHRKMLINFALTGVFGDENFAKQNDYMLGGKKACSIWVLLKAGKIESIKGLDKIKNHKNVIFVVERFNEGDEVTPAMVGTERQVLYRIYTVTDSVAETNQTILDIKSTLDVRNENGENMVLEWTKLWNADDYSHH is encoded by the coding sequence ATGATGAAAAAAATAATAATACTTGGCGGTAATCCAGAAACCGGAGTTTTAGTAGAATTTGCCAATAATATGGGATTACACACTATTGTAATCGATCCAAATCCAGAGGCACCTGCTAAAAAATTCGCTGCTGAGACATATGACATCGATGGTTTTGACATCGATGGTATTGTAAAAGTTGCTAAAGAAAAAAACGTAGATGCAGTACTTGTCGGTGTTGCAGATATTTTAGTTAAGCCCTATAAAGAAATTTGCGAAAGACTAGGACTACCTTGCTATGCTACAGATGGTACAATTGAAGCTTTCTGCAGTAAGGATGGCTATAAACGTTATTGTGAAGCGCACGACGTACAAGATATACCAGGTATTTATCTTAAAAAAGACGAACCCATAAGAAAGCCTAAAAAAGTTGACCTTCCATTAATGGTAAAACCAGTTGATAGTGGCGGAGGTGTTGGTATGAAAATATGCAGAGATGAGGAAGACTATAACCAAACCGTAAAAAATGTTCTTAAATTCTCTAAAAAAGGCATCGTCCTGGTAGAAAAGTATATGGACTCTAGTTGTCACGATATGGCCGCATATTACACGTTTAAAAATGGAGTTCCGTATTTATCTGCCATATACGACAGAACCTTAACCAGACTACAAGGCAACTCTAGTCCTATAGGCTTGGCAACCTTGTATCCTTCGAGGTTTACAAAGAAATTTGTAGAAACTGTACATCCAAAATTATCTGAATTATTTAAAGCCACAGGAGTGCAAAATGGTGTTTTAAATATTCAGTTTTTCGTTGAAAATGGTGAGTTTTACAGTTATGATCCTGGTTTTAGATTACAAGGAGAGGCACCACACATTCCTCTGGCACACATTAACGGTTTTGATCACAGAAAAATGCTTATCAACTTTGCTTTAACTGGTGTTTTTGGTGATGAAAATTTTGCAAAACAAAATGATTACATGCTTGGTGGTAAGAAGGCATGCTCCATTTGGGTTCTTTTAAAAGCCGGAAAAATTGAATCAATAAAAGGTTTAGATAAAATTAAAAATCATAAAAATGTAATTTTTGTAGTAGAACGATTTAATGAAGGAGACGAAGTAACACCAGCAATGGTGGGTACAGAAAGACAAGTGCTCTACAGAATCTATACGGTTACAGATTCTGTTGCAGAAACAAATCAGACCATTTTAGACATTAAAAGCACATTAGATGTTAGAAATGAAAACGGTGAAAACATGGTACTAGAATGGACTAAACTATGGAACGCAGATGACTACAGTCATCATTAA